The Solanum lycopersicum chromosome 8, SLM_r2.1 DNA segment ctactcccaatgaattctataaatttactaattatgTCTGAATTTATGTAAATACCTGATAGCTCAatactgaacatgcaaactgagaatgcaacagttaatctggtaattatgcatttataactaagCCATGTATATCTGATATGTATGagatatctgacctagcatgtgaaattcaagaactaaagaaatacaaatctagGATTCTGAAAATCATGCGATAATGTGAGTAATAACGTGACAATATGATTAGAAcgtatatttaattaattcatgaagttctatcaaagttttagaaaccctaggtttaataaATGACAGGAGAATAAAGAAtatgactgaaaactaggggcctaatgggtgaaaggaacccactagagAAATCTCAtatacttggtgatgaaatccacggaaaaaaaagtttagttgcaggaactgctggagcttgtggcgtacttgaactagggttcttgagctttttctcctctcttgcttctaattttctatgtttttatttaatgattggacttagatatgttttaattatgtttctaggcttcaactaactaaaatctgatgatttagagTCAAACGATGTATATTAGGGTTTAAacagagtgggaaaggtcaaaaagatcCCTGGGAAAGTTGTTGTCAGACCAATTGACAGCCAGAACagatggtccgtcgattgatccACACCCCCTCGGTTAGTCCGTCAGTTGGGCTTGTTCAACAGGACTTTACTGAATCGggtataactttttactcagaggtctgattttagcaaggttagtggttatggaaatataattaaattatctatattGGATAGGTCATgtgacacctaattcattttgtggtaagagttatgaccatttgaagttgaccggACTGCATTTCCTCCGTAACTGTCTGCTAATTCTCACCTATGGTAagacctatggaccgtaggtcaACCTACGAACAGAGTTGGTCATCCGCAGCTCTTGTTAGAGAGTGtgtgaagggagtcttgatcgactgTCATGGACTATGGACTGTAGTCTGACCTACGGATCGTATGTCCGTTCTTCGACAAACAATCAACCAATTTTACCTGGAtgagatttttgggagtttctgatcatATCGATAATTgtgaaggacggaccgtgggtcaggctatggtccgtcgatggtctCATCAATTGCACCCACAAATTTTATGAAAGCTgattttttgtctattttagCAACGGGGTGTTAAATTATCTCcaccttgggaacattcgtcttCGAATGAAGATTAAtctagctgaaatagagggacAGAGCTGCAAACCCGACTACTAAATGTTGAGAACAAAGTTTCTGACATAATTGAGTTCTGTGTACATACAAATACGcttaaaatgcaagtacaaactgaggtaacatgattctaagactgaattTACGCATAAATGACTGGAAAATTGAAGAGGAACTAGTACCTCAAGCTTGAGtagaatcggaaggaaagaggtgaggatatatgGCTTTCaaggctgcttctgcttcccaagtagctccctctatggGCTGACTCGtccacaaaaccttgattgAAGCAACTTCTTTGTTGCTCAACCTTCTGACCGGACAGATAGGAATAtaaactggtacatcctcataagaaagattaTCTTTCACTGCCACACTCTCCAATGGTACTATAGAGGCTAGATCACttacacacttcttcaagagtgagatgtagAAGACTGGATGCACTGTTGCTAATTTTGCTGGCAAATCTAACTTATATGTCAACTCTCCAACCCTTTTCATGATTTTGTAAggtcctacatatctaggactgagcttccatttctttccaaatcacatcaccc contains these protein-coding regions:
- the LOC138337715 gene encoding uncharacterized protein, translated to MKRVGELTYKLDLPAKLATVHPVFYISLLKKCVSDLASIVPLESVAVKDNLSYEDVPVYIPICPVRRLSNKEVASIKVLWTSQPIEGATWEAEAALKAIYPHLFPSDSTQA